DNA sequence from the Halorussus limi genome:
TCCAGAACGCGGTCGCCTTCCTCGGTCGTCATCCCGATGACGCGGTGGAGGAGCTTCAGCGAGAGCTGGTTGGCGTCGCGGTTGAGGTACTTCGTGTGGCGGACAGGCGGGATGTCCTCCCAGACGTCGGTCAGGTTGACGCCCTTGGGGTTCATCTTCGACTTGTAGCCGCCGTAGTCGTTCTGCTCGCCGCCGCAGTGCGGGCAGGTGTCGATCGGGAGCCGGTCGGGGGTGAACGTGTTGGGACTGTCGCCCTTGATGAAGTAGAGGAGGGAGTAGTGCGACGGGTAGAGGCGGTTCGGGATGGGGAGTCCGAACTTGATGTCGACGGCGATCCAGTGCTTGAGGTTGAGGCGGCGGTTGATGTAGTGGGCGAAGTGGATGTTCCACTTCGGGAGGTTGTAGAGGCAGAACGCGCCACCGGGTTTCAGCAGGTCAATGGCTTCGTCGATCCACTCGGTACTCCACCGGAGGTACTCGTCCTCGGCGAGGTCGTCACCGTTCTTCTGGCCGTAGTCCTTGTCAAGGTTGAACGGCGGGTCGGCGAAGATCAGGTCGAACGACTCGTCTTCGAGATGTGGCAGAACGTCCCGACAGTCGGCGTTGTAGAGCGTGCCCTGTTCGGTCGAGAAGCAGGGGTCGGGCAGTTCGCCGTCGGGTTTGGACTCGCCGTTGAGTTCGACGCCGAACGCGTCGGTGAGGGCGTCGAGTGCGAGGTCGGGATCCTCGACGAGTTCGTCGTGCAGTTCCTCGGGGAACTCGCCGGCGACGAAGCGGAGGGCTTCGGGGGCGATGTCGAGGGAGTCGGCGAGGGCGTCGAGTTGTTCGTCGGTGGGCGGGACACCCGATTCGATGTCGCGGAGATCGCCGACACGGAGACCAGCGTCCTTCGCCAACTCGTTGTCCGAGAGGCCGCGTTTGCGTCGGATTCGGCTGACGACGTCACCAGCAGATCGGAAGAGAAGGCCGGTCATTTGAGATCAGCTCCGTTGTGATTCATCTTCTGGTTAGTCTGATGTCGGTGTTCCGTTTTAAACGTGTGTAACCCGCCTCGGTTTATGAGGGGGGTCTGTCTGGCCACCTATCAGTGCATTCATGGGAGCCGAATTCCCAACAGGCGGTATGCAAATCGATCGCGAGGTCACGATTGTCGACCAAGGCGACTTCTCTCAAACTGATGAATGGCAAGCGGCGCGACGTCAGGCGATGGAGGCGGTTCGGGAGGTTGACTGGCCGCCCGGAACGGGCGAGTTCACCGTCTACCCCGAGTCCGAGGCCAACGGTGTCAAGCCCGCAACCAAAATCTTCGAGCACAACATCGACAACAAGCCGCTTTGGAAGGAAACTGGCCGAAAGCACTTCAAATCGCTTCTCCGGGAGATGGCGATGCTCGACGATGCAGTCGAGATGCTCGGCGAGTATATGGACGATCCGGAGGCGTTCGTCAACAGCTCGTGGTTCGATGCGATGGCGGAGCTGGAGATCGACGGCGAGCGCCACATCGTCGTCTTCGAGTGGGAGACCGGTAACATCTCGTCATCTCACCGGTCGCTCAACCGGATAATGGTGGGGTTCCTCTCCGGGATCATCAGCGCCGGCATCGTCGGACTACCGACTCGCAAGCTGTATCAGTATTCTACCGACCGAATCGGGAACTTTCAGGAGCTCTATCCCTACTTTATGATATACGAGGCGTTGAACACACGCGTCGAGAACGGGGTGTTCGAAGTCGTCGCATTCGAGCAGGATGCGGAGTCGACGAACGTCCCAAAGATACCGAAGGGTTCGGATGGAATGTCGGATCGGGACGTCCGGGAGGCGACGCCGGACTCCGTTGATCTAAGCGACTTTCAGTAGGCCTGCTGCCGCGCGAGGGCGTGGATCCGTGCCCGGGCGGCTACTCGTTGTCGAGGCTGTCCAGCATCGCTCGTCGAACTAGCGATCGAACACCTCCGTCAGTGGGACGCTCACCCAGCGGCCGATCTCGTGGTCGGGGTAGCGAATCGAGTTCTGATTGATGAAGTAGGTGACCTCGAAGGGGCGTGGCCCCGAGTAGACCCACGACGACACGCCACCCCGCCACACGGCCATTCCGATGTGAGCGACGGTCGCCAGTACGACCGCGGCGAAGGCTCCCACAGGGAGGAAGATGATGAGTCCGACTGTCATCGAGGAGTAGAGGTAGTAGGCTGTGACGTAGTAGGGCTGGCCGATGGACTCCTCGCGGATGTATTGGATGAACCCGTATAGGCCGAGTACGATGCCGAACTCCACGTAGGCGGTGAAGAGCGCAGATGGATCCGAGAGGGACGCGGTGTGAGT
Encoded proteins:
- a CDS encoding DNA methyltransferase, with the translated sequence MTGLLFRSAGDVVSRIRRKRGLSDNELAKDAGLRVGDLRDIESGVPPTDEQLDALADSLDIAPEALRFVAGEFPEELHDELVEDPDLALDALTDAFGVELNGESKPDGELPDPCFSTEQGTLYNADCRDVLPHLEDESFDLIFADPPFNLDKDYGQKNGDDLAEDEYLRWSTEWIDEAIDLLKPGGAFCLYNLPKWNIHFAHYINRRLNLKHWIAVDIKFGLPIPNRLYPSHYSLLYFIKGDSPNTFTPDRLPIDTCPHCGGEQNDYGGYKSKMNPKGVNLTDVWEDIPPVRHTKYLNRDANQLSLKLLHRVIGMTTEEGDRVLDPFGGAGTTYAAAEIMGREWVGTEIHDCSPITDRFEDGLDDDREYIDEIEAEQNVLFTEEALEKRQEYKDEFGFNFEDYDLSESPLGSVQQSLDSWE